The sequence gaaaatgttcagagatagattgtggtgatgaacgcataactatgttatcatactgtggacagtggattgtatataatggatgattgtatggtgtgtgaatgtatttcaataaaactgaatttaatataaaaaattgtggtgatgaatacacaactatataatgatactgtgaacaactgactgtacacatTAGATGActgtatgacatgtgaatatatctcaataaaattgcattaaaaagaaaaacaaatagttaCAGAGCtaattccaaagaatgttatgggttacagttccacaatttcagttatttccattattgtcaaatataacatatatatagaaagatgttaactttcgAAGTACAGCTTAACAAgcagttatgtaggtaatttaaaaaaatgtcatgagttacagttccacaatttcagttctttccctactgtgaaatataggatatacaCAGAAAAGcgctaactttcaaagcacaattcaacgaatagctctagagcaaatttcaaagaatgttataggttactgtcccaccatttcagttatttccttctagctattataatacccTGGCatccaaaaaatacatatacatacatatatatattaatataaagtttcagtattcataatcctttattaaatcctattttgtctgttgctaccccttcctctagtttaatcacttttcgatctttaggggtgtctaggcagtgactaccctaataTCAAGTTAGTTTTGAAGCTTGAAACATAATTTAACAGCatcacaaatgagaaaatgaaaatatatacttttaactATGAACAAATTCTAATTCTATTTTGCCTTTGAAGGAGTATTTGAATAGGCAACTGTTAAAAACTGGGGAAAAATCATTAAGTAGAAAGGCTCTGCACTTAGCAATGGTTGGTTCTTGTACTACTTTAAAGACACTAGAAATACATATTCTGGTTATGATTTATGTGAGAAAATTCATGTAGAACTCTTATCAGTAGATTCAAACTCAAAAGGCCTTATCTCGATACCAAATAACTACTCTTTTTCTATGTTATCCAAATCATTACCAAATGGAGTAGGTTTGATcagaatagaaaaacagtaaTAAAAGAAACTTACCCTTTTTATAGGCACAGCCTTGACAGTAATGAGAACCTGGTTGGTGCACAGAACTTTTACAAATTCTGCAAGTGGAGAATTTATTCTTTCCATACGGATCAAATCTagagagttttttaaaaagaaagaaaaatgtgtaatACAGTAGAAACTCTCTTACTCTCACTTAAGAAATGCATAGGATTAGTCCATGCTCTCCATTCCCTCTATTAAATTCCACAACTGATGCCTAGCTCTCTTCCTGCTGGGAGGCTACTCCCCAGAATGCCTGCATAGCTCTTTTCTTTCCATGTATATTGCATGCTTACAAAGAGTACCTTGTATTTATTCCCAAACCTGATTATGTCAGCTGTATTTTTATATTACTTGTGTAATATAATTCAATATTATAAAAACGGATGAAATCTGAGTGTAAAAAGAGTAGGTAACTTTACAAAAGGTAAGATGAATGCTTTAGATAAAATTCATTAGATAAATGTCAATCATTAAAAGCATTACTGAATTAGGCATGGGGAAGGAAACTGTTAAAAACTGGGGAAAAATCATTAAATAGAAAGGTCAGCACTTAGCAAGGGTTGGTTCTTGCCCTACTTTAAAGAATACATATTCTGGTTATGATTTATGTGAGAAAATTCATGTAGAACTCTTATCAGTAGACTCAAACTCAAAAGGCCTTGTCTCGATACAAAAAACTGATAAATGTATGTATAGTTACGTGCTCAAAATAACATAAGGTTTGTGTATCTTTTAACAACTCTCTATTTTAACTGACATTTCCTATTAACTAACCCAGTTCCTTTGGATTAAAGGGCTTCTGCTAGATAAAAGTGCCATCTCATAGTGACTGAAGagcaaaataattttagaagaaataCTTCCCCCTCAGTTGGTAATTACCCTCTGATTTGAAACTGCTTCTATTTACAAAATgagttattataattatactcaTAGATTGAATGCCAACACTGTCCTAGACCTGGTCTCTTTTCTTAGCACGCACTACAACAGCCCATTTTCACACGTTAATCTTTCCAAACCCAAAAGAATGTGGCTTTACTCTCCACAAAAAGGAGATAATGTAGACACTGTTCTACCTTTCAATAAGTTCAATTTGTTTGGACCTGTATGTTTGGAGAGTACGTTTTCTTAAAACTGTATTTCATCATTCtaatatgtacattttaatacaTCCTAAATCTTACAATTAATTGGCAGAATTGCTTCTTTCTTAAAGGAATGACACACCTTATAAATGTGCCCTCTTCTTAAATTCAATCTTATAAAATTTAATGCAATATAGAAGTATATTTCAAAGTGAGATATTTAGAGGACCCAAAAGTAATATATACTTCTTAATGATATCAGCATAAGTTTGGGAGTATAAAGAAACTGGAAGAATATAAAACCATACAATCTGAACAAACAACCACTTAGTCAATAATAACTGGATGGTCttagaagacatcaacaatacCTAATGTGATGTTGCACTGAAGATTAAGTCTATTGGGCTGTTTTATATCCATTATTTaataagcacttactatgtgccaagcactgtatgTAGTATATATATTAGAAGAATTATTATTGTTgatattatttctaatatttgggaGGTCATAAAACAGGTATTTCTTAATCCAGCAAATTTAtgctgagtgcctactatgtgccagttaCTGTTCTAAACACCAAGGATGAACATAATAGGCAAAGCCCCTGCCTTCATTAAGCTGACATTCTACTGAGAGAAGATaggcaataaatttaaaaaaaaatgccctaaTAAAAATGCAAGCTTTTCAGATAGCAGTAAAATCAAACAGGATAGTGTGGCAGAGAtgaggggaagaaggaaagatacTATTTTTTGATGCTGAGGGAGCAATTCTGGATACCAGAGAGCCAGCTCTCTAAGCTCCAGGGGGGCGAGTTcaaggcagagggagcagcaagaacGACCCTTTCCAGAAGGAAGTGGGATAGTAAATCTGATGTGACTGTACATGATGAATGCAGAGGAGAGTGGTACAACAGGAAGTCAGAGAAACGGCAGCAGTCATACCATAGAGGTTCTTATAAGAACAGGTAGGGGGCTTCAGATTTTATTCtatgtgaaaaagaaaaccactgGGGGTTGGAGGGTGGTGATAGAGGGTTTAAGCAGGCATTACATGACCTTTTAAAGGAGGAGTCTGAACTATAGGGGACTAGAGAGAAAGCAGGGTGATAGTTAGAAAGCTATTACACTATCCAAGTAAGAAATAACAGTGATTTGGAATAGGGCAGGAGCAGTGGGATGGACAGAAATGGGTGGGTTCAAGATATATTTTGGAGGCAGAGCCAAAACAACTTGCTGATGGATATGGGACATGAGGGAAAAACAGGAAATCAGTGAGGAATTCTAGCTTTTAGGTTTGAACATCTGGATTGGACAGTGGTGCCAACTACTGTGACAAGAAGATTGAAGGAAAAAGAGGTTGTACGTTAGACATCAAATTGTATATGTCAAGTATATAGTTGGATATAAACATCTGTAGTACAGGGAAGAGGATAggattagagatataaatttatgAGTCATTAGCATACAGTGAATTTTTAGAGCTATTGAACCTGTTATAACAAGATAGAAAGAGAATAGCTTCTTGAAATCTGGAgattataaatagaaaaaaaaaaaaaaaaaaagtctaggatTGAGTTCTGAAGCACCTGATTGAGAAAGAGTAGCCAGTGAGTTGGGAGGAAAATCAGGAGTGTGGTGTCCCTGAAGCCACAAGAATCAAGGGTTTCAAGAAAAAGGGAGTTGTTGAGAGTAAGATAATAGAGAAGTGGCCATCAGTTTTGAATGTCATTTATCATGTTGACAAGAACAGTTTCACTGGTGTGATGGGGATGAAAGCCTGAAAGGAGTGGTAGAAGAGAATGGAATTTAAAGACATTGAGAAAGTGTCTAGATAAAGTTTTTGAAACTTTTGCTGTGAAGAGAAGCAAGGAAATGGGGTAGTAGCTGGAAGGGTTCATGGAATTTTAAGACTGGAAATAATAAAGCATAGTATTAAAACTTACTTTTTAGATGggacacatttttattctcattctcagctgagaaaactgaagttcagaaaagTTAAGAAACTGACTttaacttgcttaaggtcacagagctagacAGTCAGAGGGTCTAGATTCAAATTtgatctgactccaaagcttatGATCTTTCCACATTTCCCTACTGCCTCTGATTTGTAGGATAATTAAGAATTAGATATAATAAAAGTCATGTTTTCAggtgaaattataaaaagaaagcagctggtggtggatacctgaaactatcaaactacaacccagaacccatgaatcttgaagacagatgtataaaaatgtagcttatgaggggggacaatgggattgggaaagccataaggaccacactccactttgtctagtttatggatggatgagtagaaaaataggggaaggaaacaaacagacaaaggtacccagtgttcttttttacttcaattgctctttttcactctaattattattcttgttatttttgtgtgtgtgctaatgaaggtgtcagggattgatttaggtgatgaatgtacaactatgtaatggtcctgtgaacaatcgaaagtacgatttgttttgtatgactgcgtggtatgtgaatatatctcaataaaatgatgattaaaaaaaaaaaaaaaaagaaagcagcgCTAATGTCTTCATACACTGATATAATGAGGAGGAACAGTGATATCAGCAGATGATAACAGATAGTTTGGCTTTGCAAGTTTTATCACAATGGAATGATATACACTAAATTCACTCTGACAAGCTTGTATTAAAAGAAGTGGAAATTTATTTGACTGCTTTATGTATGCTCCTATACCCACCTTGCTTTTTTTGACGTCAAAGCTTTGTTTTCATTCAGCTTTCTTCCACCACTTTCTGTAtcaaaatatacatacattttaGTGGGTtaattctatatatttatataagaaaaccaattagCTAAAAAGTTCCTTCTTTGGCCTCTTATCAATAGAATAATCTAtatcaaaactttttaaaatcctcATTTAATAGCTAGGTTCTTACAACactacttaaaaagaaaataattattaggAAAACATTGCAAATTTATAAAAAACACAATTATTTCATTTCTCAGACCTTAGAGTAGTACTTTAGGAATGGAACTGCATTTAGTCTCATTATCGTAAAATCTAGAAGCCACTACTTTGGTGCTGCAAACCTTGAATACAATCAAAGATTTTTTCCCTTCCCTCTGGAAACAGCTTCACTGTAAGTACTTAATGATTACAAAGGTGAAAAAGGcttttaaataatttgctcaagaaTATAAAAATCAGGTAAGGAGAGGGGGAATTAAATATAAACTCTAAGCTGAATCAAACCATATACTATGATATATTCATCACttgaaaatcataaataaaagaagacattAAATTGAGGGAGGATTCACTGTTGATACACATATAAtgttccattttacaaataatgtaACAGGTAAACAATTATTCACAGAAAGtatttgatttcatttctattttgtaaaagaagaaatacctGTGGTATTCCTTGCGCCATCTTTCCAAGTATCTGGAGTGATGACAGTACCAAGTTTCTTTTCACCTGTTTTAACAAGACGGAAAAGCAGAGGGAATTAGAATTTACTATCTAATGAATACACTACATTGTGCCTAAGGTATCCAAGACGTCAAGAGTCATATTATAATAGGAGCCCATCAATGCTGGGGTAAGGGCTGGTGAACTGAGACCCAAGATGTTAACTgtggacaaagaataaaagaccCTTCGGTAAAATGTGTATGACAATAAGATGATACAAtagggtgtcctagtttgctaatactgccagaatgcaaaacaccagaaatggattggcttttataaaagggggtttatttggttacacagttacagtcttaaggccataaagcgtccaaggtaacacatcagcaatcaggtaccttcactggaggatggccagtggtgtccagaaaacctgttagctgggaaggcacgtggctggcatctgctccaagttctggtttcaaaatggctttctcccaggacgttcctctctaggctgcagttcctcaaaaatgtcactctcagttgctcttggggtatttgtcctctcttagcttctctggagcaagagtctgctttcaacggttgtCTTCAGATTGTCTATCctctgcaactactctctcagctctggtgtgttcttcaaagtgtccctcttggctgtagcaaagcttgctccttctgtctgagcttataatgcttcagtaaactaatcaaggcccatgctgaatgggcggggccacacctccatggaaattatccaatgagagttatcacccacagttgggtggggcgcacttccatggaaataacctaatccaaacgttccaacttaatccccagtaatatgtctgccccacaagactgcatcaaagaacatggctttttctgcgggacataatacattcaaacctgcacatgGGGTTTCACTGTTCAGGTACACTTTAAACAAATCTGACCAATctatttcttcaataaatatttactaagcatctCTGATGTAAAACCACTCAACCAAGTgctgagaaaaataaagtgatgAATTAGACAAAGCTCTGGATTTCAAGGATCTTATAGTACACAATTTCTTACAATACCCAGGTTAAGAACAGTGGCCCTTAGGAGATCTATGAACAAGGTGGGGAAGTTGTACCAAACATTATGTTTATTGTGGTAGGGTGAATTATGTACTCCATGAAACACATGTTCCTTCCCTGCATTCCTGTGAGTCTGAACCCATTTGTGTtgatttggagctgttatgttctttttttttaaactcaaaattttattgcaatatattcacataccattcaatcatccctggtgtacaatcagttgttcacagaaccattatatagctgtgcattcatcaccacattcaatttttgaacattttcattaccatacacaaaaaaagaataagaataaaagttaaagtggaaaagaacacccaaaacatcccatcaccccatccctccctattattcatttactttttgtcctcattcttctattcatctgtatacactatataaagggagtgggacccacaaagttttcataatcacacagtcacacagtgtaaactatatagttatataatcatcttcaagaatcaaggctattgggatgcagttcaacagtttcaggtatttccttctagctattccaacacactgaaaactaaaaagggatatctatataatgcataggaacaacctccagaatgacctcttgactctactcgagatctctcagccactgaaactttattttgtttcatttcgcttcccccttttagtccaagaaggctttctcaatcccacaatgccagccATGCTCATCACCACGAGTCATAAACCACATTCCCAGGGagttccacacccctgggagtcacatcccacgtagtggggagggcactgagtttaccagcagagttggcttagagagagaggccacaactgagcaacaaaagaggttctctgggggtgacttaggCACTATTTTACGTAGGCTTAGCCTGTCCCTTGTAgtatatgttcttttaatccgttcTTGTGAGTGtagaccaattgtgggtgggacctttcagttaggctatttcaattaagatgtgactcagcccattcaaggtgggtcttaatcctttactggagtcctttactaGACGATAAAGGGTAGAGACATCTGGAgaaagcttagagagagaaatgccctggagctGCTAAGAAAGAgtccacagatgctcagagagaaagccactggaatcagaagctgaaaacaacaaaacccaggagcgaaggaccagcagacgctggccatgtgccttgctatctgacagagaaaccccaaatgccagcagcctttcttcagagaaggtatccttttgCTAATGTgtaatttggacatgttcacggtcttagaattgcaacttgtaacttaataaatccccattgttaaaaatcaatccacttctggtatattgcattctgacagctttagcaaaccgaaacaccattgtaaataagatcttgaagatgttatttttgttaaggtgtggccccactgaatgagggtgagtctTAACTGGATTACTAGAGTTTTTTATAagcagcagaagaaattcagacatagagaaagccatgAGGAGAAGCTGAAAGTAGGAAGTCAgggggaacctggaagagaaaggagaagatattgctatgtgaaagaaaagccaaggaacccaaggctGCTGACCAGTGACAAagctactgttccagtttgctaatggtgccttatgcaaaataccagaaatggattggcttttataaaggggtttatttggttacaaatttagagttctaaggccataaaagtgtccacactaaggcatcaacaagaggataccgtcactggagaatggccgatggtgttcagaacacctctgtcagctgagaaggcacatggctggtgaatGCTGTTCCTTTGCATCTGGGTTGCATCTCAAAATGGcactctctaaaatgtctctgggtttctcttagcttagcatctttaaacatccttctgtctgcatctccagatgtctccaagcatcagcaagcatctgggtcaaCTCCTAAGAGTCTCTCcgaaagtctctctcagctgctcttgggatgttttagcttctccagagcaaactctgggccagcatctcaaagcatcagcaagcgtctgggtctgctccttttaaaggactccagtataattaagacccatgctgaatggggggggccaaatctccatggaaataatcgaatcaaaagtatcacctatagttgggtgagtcacatctccatggaaacaacctaatccaaaaatcccataaaactggattaaaacatggcttttgggggaatataacatatccaaactggcacagctaccaaccctgggaggaagcaagctttgtAGCCTCTGATActgcgagccaataaattcctgttgttgagccAACATATTGGATAGTATTCATCTTAGCAACAGGAAATTAAGATGCACATCCAATAGcattcatcagattctcaaaggggtCAGAGACCCAAAAAAGTTTAAGACCCATTCAACCAAAACATAAGctagaaaataaaaggataataatTGAGAGTTAAATAAAGAACTAGGAGAAATTCCACAGAGGAAGAAATAATCTTGGCTAGGGAAACCCAGGAAAGTTTGAGGAGTAAGGAATAGAGAAGGTTCAAATATATGGTAATGGAACTATGatgaaagagaaggaggaaagaggatgaaggcaaatcagactaagaACACACCTTGAAGAAAGGCAAGGAAAGCTCAAAGAAGGCTCATGAAAAGTATACACAAGGACACAAAGTAGTGTGGTTTGGCCAAAACATAAAGAGGATAAGGGTCAATGAACATGAAGATGGAAAGAGATgctaggatcttttttttttttttttttttatcatcattttattgagatatattcacataccacgcagtcatacaaaacaaattgtactttcgattgtttacagtaccattacatagttgtacattcatcacctaaatcaatccctgacaccttcattagcacacacacaaaaataacaagaataataattagagtgaaaaagagcaattgaagtaaaaaagaacactgggtacctttgtctgtttgtttccttcccctacttttctacacatccatccataaactagacaaagtggtgtttggtccttatggctttcccaatcccattgtcacccctcataagctacatttttatacaactgtcttcgagattcatgggttctgggttgtagtttgatagtttcaggtatccaccaccagctaccccaattctttagaacctaaaaagggttgtctaaagtgtgcataagagtgcccaccagagtgacctctcggctccttttggaatctctctgccactgaagcttatttcatttcctttcacatcccccttttggtcaagaagatgttctccgtcccacggtgccaggtctacattcctccctgggagtcatattccacgttgccagggagattcacttccctgggtgtctgatcccacgtaggggggagggcagtgatttcacctttcaagttggcttagccagagagagagggccacatctgagcaacaaagaggcattcaggaggagactcttaggcacaaatacagggaggcctagcctctcctttgcagcaaccgtcttcccaagggtaaaacttatggtagagggctcaacccatcaaaccaccagtcccctatgtctgtggtcatgttagcaaccatggaggtggggtaggcgaatacccctgcattctccacaggctcctcaagggggcactacatcttttttttttttttttttttttcccttgtttgtcttttttctttttttttttttttttttttttttaactttcccttcttttttcaaatcacctgtatgaaaaaaaaagttaaaaagaaaacaaacatacaataaaagagcatttcaaagagaccatagcaagggagtaagaaaaagacaactaacctaagataactgcttaacttccaacatgttcctactttaccccaagaaagttacataatatagcaacatttcagtgaacttgttcctactacaaccatcagaaattaacagaccatagtcatttctgggcatccccagaacgttaaatagcttatctgttcttcctggattattgttcccccttccttaattgctctctactgctagttcccctacattctacattataaaccatttgttttacatttttcaaagttcacattagtggtagcatataatatttctctttttgtgcctggcttatttcgctcagcattacgtcctcaaggttcatccatgttgtcatatgtttcaccagatcgttccttcttactgccgcgtagtattccatcgtgtgtatataccacattttatttatccactcatctgttgaaggacatttgggttgtttccatctcttggcaattgtgaataatgctgctatgaacattggcgtgcagatatctgttcgtgtcactgctttccgatcttccgggtatataccgaggagtgcaatcgctggatcgaatggtagctctatatctagttttctaaggaactgccagactgacttccagagtggctgaaccattatacagtcccaccaacaatgaataagagttccaatttctccacatcccctccagcatttgtagtttcctgtttgtttaatgggagccattctaaccggtgttagatggtatctcattgtggtcttaatttgcatctctctaatagctagtgaagctgaacattttttcatgtgtttcttggccatttgtatttcctcttcagagaactgtcttttcatatcttttgcccattttataattgggctgtctgtactattgtcattgagttgtaggatttctttgtatatgcaagatatcagtcttttgtcagatacatggtttccaaaaattttttcccattgagttggctgcctctttacctttttgagaaattcctttgaggtgcagaaacttctaagcttgaggagttcccatttatctattttctcttttgttgcttgtgctttgggtgtaaagtctaggaagtggcctcctaatacaaggtcttgaagatgttttcctacattatcttctaggagttttatggtactttcttttatattgagatctttggtccattttgagttaatttttgtgtagggggtgaggtaggggtcctctttcattcttttggatatggatatccaactctcccagccccatttgttgaaaagaccattatggctcagttcggtgactttgggggccttatcaaagatcagtcggccatagatctgagggtctatctctgaattctcaattcgattccattgatctatatgtctatctttgtgccagtaccatgctgtcttggcaactgtggctttataataagcttcaaagtcagggagtgtaagtcctcccacttcgtttttcttttttagagtgtctttagcaattcgaggcatcttccctttccaaataaatttgataactagcttttccaagtctgcaaagtaggttgttggaattttgattgggattgcattgaatctgtagatgagtttgggtagaattgacatcttaatgacatttagccttcctatccatgaacatggaatatttttccatcttttaaggtccccttctatttcttttagtagagttatgtagttttctttgtataggtcttttacatctttggttaagttgattcctaggtacttgatttttttagttgctattgaaaatggtatctttttcttgagtgtctcttcagtttgttcatttctagcatatagaaacattactgacttatgtgcattaatcttgtatcccgctactttgctaaatttgtttattagctctagtaggtgtatcgttgatttctcagggttttctagatataagatcatatcatctgcaaacaatgacagttttacttcttcttttccaatttggatgccttttatttctttgtcttgccggattgccctggctagcacttccagcacaatgttgaataacagtggtgacagcgggcatccttgtcttgttcctgatcttagagggaaggctttcagtctctcaccattgagtactatgctggctgtgggtttttcatatatgctctttatcatgttgaggaagtttccttcaattcctaccttt is a genomic window of Choloepus didactylus isolate mChoDid1 chromosome 17, mChoDid1.pri, whole genome shotgun sequence containing:
- the CRIPT gene encoding cysteine-rich PDZ-binding protein; translated protein: MVCEKCEKKLGTVITPDTWKDGARNTTESGGRKLNENKALTSKKARFDPYGKNKFSTCRICKSSVHQPGSHYCQGCAYKKGICAMCGKKVLDTKNYKQTSV